In the Heteronotia binoei isolate CCM8104 ecotype False Entrance Well chromosome 13, APGP_CSIRO_Hbin_v1, whole genome shotgun sequence genome, one interval contains:
- the CTDSP2 gene encoding carboxy-terminal domain RNA polymerase II polypeptide A small phosphatase 2 isoform X2, which yields MESRSIITQVQRDEALVLSKQVLVSKSSPKKPRGRNIFKALFCCLRAQNVGQTAFGGEHGPHKEETSTIAKIPGTCLLPEVTQQDKGRICVVIDLDETLVHSSFKPINNADFIVPVEIEGTTHQVYVLKRPFVDEFLRRMGELFECVLFTASLAKYADPVTDLLDKCGVFRARLFRESCVFHQGCYVKDLSRLGRDLRKTLILDNSPASYIFHPENAVPVQSWFDDMADTELLNLIPIFEELSAAEDVYTSLGQLRAP from the exons TCTTGGTGTCCAAATCTTCCCCAAAGAAGCCCCGTGGCCGGAATATCTTCAAGGCGCTTTTCTGTTGCCTTCGCGCACAGAATGTTGGGCAGACAGCCTTTGGCGGAGAGCATGGTCCACACAAGGAGGAGACCAGCACCATTGCCAAG ATTCCTGGAACGTGTCTTCTCCCTGAGGTGACTCAGCAGGACAAGGGCAGAATCTGTGTAGTGATCGACTTGGATGAGACCCTTGTTCACAGTTCCTTCAAG CCAATCAACAATGCCGACTTCATAGTGCCTGTTGAAATAGAGGGGACAACCCATCAG GTGTATGTTCTGAAGAGGCCATTTGTAGACGAGTTCTTGAGGCGGATGGGGGAGCTGTTTGAGTGTGTGCTCTTCACGGCCAGTCTAGCTAAG TATGCTGACCCAGTAACTGACCTGCTGGACAAATGTGGAGTCTTCCGAGCCCGCCTCTTCCGGGAGTCATGCGTGTTCCACCAGGGCTGTTACGTTAAGGATCTCAGCCGGCTGGGTCGTGATTTACGCAAGACCTTAATCCTGGACAATTCTCCTGCCTCCTATATCTTCCACCCGGAGAATGCT GTGCCAGTGCAGTCTTGGTTCGACGACATGGCGGACACGGAGCTGCTGAACCTGATCCCGATTTTTGAGGAGCTGAGTGCAGCAGAAGATGTGTATACCAGCCTTGGCCAGCTGAGGGCGCCCTAA
- the CTDSP2 gene encoding carboxy-terminal domain RNA polymerase II polypeptide A small phosphatase 2 isoform X1 — protein sequence MESRSIITQVQRDEALVLSKQVLVSKSSPKKPRGRNIFKALFCCLRAQNVGQTAFGGEHGPHKEETSTIAKSDLLQCLQYQFYQIPGTCLLPEVTQQDKGRICVVIDLDETLVHSSFKPINNADFIVPVEIEGTTHQVYVLKRPFVDEFLRRMGELFECVLFTASLAKYADPVTDLLDKCGVFRARLFRESCVFHQGCYVKDLSRLGRDLRKTLILDNSPASYIFHPENAVPVQSWFDDMADTELLNLIPIFEELSAAEDVYTSLGQLRAP from the exons TCTTGGTGTCCAAATCTTCCCCAAAGAAGCCCCGTGGCCGGAATATCTTCAAGGCGCTTTTCTGTTGCCTTCGCGCACAGAATGTTGGGCAGACAGCCTTTGGCGGAGAGCATGGTCCACACAAGGAGGAGACCAGCACCATTGCCAAG tCTGATCTGTTGCAGTGTCTTCAATACCAGTTTTACCAG ATTCCTGGAACGTGTCTTCTCCCTGAGGTGACTCAGCAGGACAAGGGCAGAATCTGTGTAGTGATCGACTTGGATGAGACCCTTGTTCACAGTTCCTTCAAG CCAATCAACAATGCCGACTTCATAGTGCCTGTTGAAATAGAGGGGACAACCCATCAG GTGTATGTTCTGAAGAGGCCATTTGTAGACGAGTTCTTGAGGCGGATGGGGGAGCTGTTTGAGTGTGTGCTCTTCACGGCCAGTCTAGCTAAG TATGCTGACCCAGTAACTGACCTGCTGGACAAATGTGGAGTCTTCCGAGCCCGCCTCTTCCGGGAGTCATGCGTGTTCCACCAGGGCTGTTACGTTAAGGATCTCAGCCGGCTGGGTCGTGATTTACGCAAGACCTTAATCCTGGACAATTCTCCTGCCTCCTATATCTTCCACCCGGAGAATGCT GTGCCAGTGCAGTCTTGGTTCGACGACATGGCGGACACGGAGCTGCTGAACCTGATCCCGATTTTTGAGGAGCTGAGTGCAGCAGAAGATGTGTATACCAGCCTTGGCCAGCTGAGGGCGCCCTAA